A section of the Solea solea chromosome 17, fSolSol10.1, whole genome shotgun sequence genome encodes:
- the LOC131443292 gene encoding BTB/POZ domain-containing protein 6-B-like — MAAELLSTSLPHGDEVEVKKSFIQQNQPEPESENPCERDSEQLHATDDGDRWQAAPPTLRERNALMFNNNHMADVHFLVGPPGGAQRVPAHKYVLAVGSSVFGAMFYGDLAEGQSDIQIPDVEPTAFLILLKYMYSDEIELEADTVLTTLYAAKKYIVPALAKACVTFLETSLEAKNACVLLSQSRLFEEPELTQRCWEVIDAQAELALHSDGFCEIDQPTLEIVLQRETLNVREVVVFQAVLSWAAAECQRQGLPVTPENQRVVLGKALYLVRIPTMTLQEFADGAAQSDVLTLKETRDIFLWYTATKKPRLDFPLVKRMGLAPQRCHRFQSSAYRSNQWRYRGRCDSIQFAVDRRIFIAGLGLYGSSSGKAEYSVKIELKRQGTILAQNVTKFLSDGSSGTFPVWFEHPVQVEQDTFYTVSAVLDGNELSYFGQEGMTEVQCGKVTFQFQCSSDSTNGTGVQGGQIPELVFYC; from the exons ATGGCAGCTGAACTGTTGTCCACCAGCCTCCCTCACGGTGACGAGGTGGAGGTGAAGAAAAGTTTCATTCAGCAGAACCAGCCGGAGCCAGAGTCTGAGAACCCGTGTGAGCGAGACTCCGAGCAGCTCCACGCCACTGATGACGGAGACAGGTGGCAGGCGGCCCCGCCCACCCTCCGAGAGAG gaACGCTTTGATGTTCAACAACAACCACATGGCCGACGTTCACTTCCTTGTTGGTCCTCCAGGAGGAGCTCAGAGAGTCCCAGCTCATAAG TACGTCCTGGCAGTGGGCAGCTCAGTGTTTGGAGCCATGTTTTATGGAGATCTGGCCGAGGGACAATCCGACATCCAGATACCCGACGTGGAACCAACGGCTTTCCTCATCCTGTTAAA GTACATGTACAGTGATGAGATCGAGCTGGAGGCCGACACGGTGCTCACGACACTCTACGCTGCCAAGAAGTACATTGTTCCTGCTCTGGCGAAGGCGTGCGTGACCTTTCTCGAGACCAGCCTGGAGGCAAAGAACGCCTGCGTCCTGCTGTCTCAGAGCCGGCTGTTTGAGGAGCCGGAGCTGACGCAGCGCTGCTGGGAGGTGATCGACGCCCAAGCGGAGCTCGCTCTGCATTCAGACGGTTTCTGTGAGATTGACCAGCCGACCCTGGAGATCGTCCTTCAGAGAGAAACGCTCAACGTACGAGAGGTTGTCGTTTTCCAGGCAGTGCTGAGCTGGGCGGCTGCTGAGTGTCAGCGGCAGGGTCTGCCGGTGACCCCAGAGAACCAGCGCGTGGTGCTGGGTAAGGCTTTGTACCTGGTCCGGATCCCGACCATGACCCTGCAGGAGTTTGCAGACGGAGCGGCTCAGTCGGACGTTCTAACGCTGAAGGAGACTCGTGATATTTTCCTGTGGTACACTGCAACCAAAAAACCAAGACTGGATTTTCCTCTAGTGAAGCGGATGGGTTTGGCTCCACAGAGGTGCCACCGCTTCCAGTCCTCAGCCTACCGCAGTAACCAGTGGCGctacagggggcgctgtgaCAGCATCCAGTTTGCAGTGGACAGGAGGATCTTCATTGCTGGACTCGGTCTGTACGGGTCGAGCAGTGGGAAAGCAGAGTACAGTGTGAAGATTGAACTGAAGAGGCAGGGAACTATTCTGGCCCAGAACGTCACCAAGTTCCTGTCCGACGGGTCGAGTGGAACTTTCCCCGTGTGGTTCGAACACCCGGTTCAGGTGGAACAGGACACCTTCTACACCGTCAGCGCCGTCCTGGACGGAAACGAGCTGAGTTACTTTGGACAGGAGGGGATGACCGAGGTGCAGTGTGGGAAAGTGACCTTCCAGTTCCAGTGTTCCTCGGACAGTACCAACGGGACCGGTGTGCAGGGGGGACAGATCCCAGAACTTGTATTCTACTGCTGA
- the vipas39 gene encoding spermatogenesis-defective protein 39 homolog isoform X1, translated as MMKTRTDEEDYWNSSKYKAFTFDDEDDELSRLQESKRAVNSIRGLVDDEDNDEDDVERVSWSGEPVGSISWSVKETAASNQRTDRDPTPFPRISTDVANVSRSHSGYSLSSLFKGKMKGANFQSFTDSLTDSSVRLYAPELRKPKSEYKDLVGDWSPEETVHRMQQGKVVSLEKFRSLHDKLLLLDFSVSAHDGNVITAILIYLKRTLSKEVLFRELESRQTALRHFIHYLTETRDQKLLLDLLRSLGRTEDTVLLQYKEHLNISDANKRRDFLKSCVSLPFSADDLAHVQDHFTLLDRQIIMEATDGKNEREGKVEIFHKFPRKAPILNMPLIPTLHYSCLYHYSEAQETFSSPLSLRHTFKISEKQFFVTALAARVKLKAWSDVDALFRSRNWLGFTRKKAPLGFHRVVDVLHKNSAPAQVLQEYVALVDDADLRISLAHKHKCHDIVINTYRDLKDRQLLLGYREKVESGSAAQKKIDELLENPQIRWKN; from the exons atgatGAAGACGAGGACAGATGAAGAAGACTACTGGAACAGTTCCAAGTATAAAGCGTTCACGTTTGACGATGAAGACGATGAGCTCAGCAGG ctgcaggAGTCGAAGCGGGCGGTGAACAGCATCCGTGGCCTGGTGGACGACGAAGACAACGACGAAGACGACGTGGAGAGAGTCAGCTGGAGCGGCGAGCCCGTCGGCA GTATCTCATGGTCGGTCAAAGAGACGGCAGCGTCCAatcagaggacagacagagacccCACCCCCTTCCCCAGAATCAGCACAGATGTAGCAAACGTTAGCAGAAGCCACTCAGGATACTCACTCAGTTCTCTGTTTAAAG gaAAAATGAAAGGAGCAAACTTTCAGTCCTTCACTGACT CCCTCACAGACTCATCTGTCAGACTCTACGCTCCAGAACTTCGGAAACCAAAATCTGAATACAAG GACCTGGTCGGTGATTGGTCGCCTGAGGAGACGGTTCACAGGATGCAGCAGGGAAAG GTGGTGTCTCTGGAAAAGTTTCGTTCTCTTCACGACAAACTTCTTCTTCTGGATTTTTCCGTCAGCGCTCACGACGGAAACGTCATCACTGCT atCTTGATTTATCTGAAGAGGACTCTGAGTAAAG AGGTTTTGTTTCGGGAGCTCGAGTCCAGACAAACTGCTCTGAGACATTTCATCCATTATCTGACGGAGACCAGAGACCAGAAACTGCTGCTGGACCTGCTCAG atCTCTGGgcaggacagaggacacagtg CTTCTGCAGTACAAAGAACACCTGAACATCTCAGACGCAAACAAGAGGCGGGACTTCCTGAAGAGCTGTGTCAG tcTTCCGTTCTCTGCTGACGACTTGGCTCATGTTCAGGATCACTTCACTCTGTTAGACAGACAAATCATCATGGAG GCAACGGATGGAAAGAACGAGCGTGAAGGAAAGGTGGAAATCTTCCATAAGTTTCCACGAAAAGCGCCAATCCTCAACATGCCACTGATCCCAACTCTGCACTACAGCTGCCTCTACCACTACAGTGAAGCCCAG GAGACCTTCAGCAGTCCACTGAGCCTGCGTCACACTTTCAAG ATTTCAGAGAAGCAGTTCTTTGTGACGGCGTTGGCGGCGAGAGTGAAGCTGAAGGCGTGGTCAGACGTGGACGCGTTGTTCCGCAGCAGGAACTGGCTCGGCTTCACCCGGAAAAAAGCTCCACTCGGCTTCCACCGCGTCGTCGACGTCCTGCACAAAAACTCGGCCCCCGCGCAG GTGCTGCAGGAGTACGTGGCTCTGGTCGACGACGCCGACCTGAGGATTTCACTcgctcacaaacacaaatgtcacgACATCGTCATTAAC ACGTACCGGGACCTGAAGGACCGGCAGCTGTTGCTAGGATACCGAGAGAAGGTGGAGAGTGGCTCAGCGGCTCAGAAGAAGATCGACGAGCTTCTGGAAAACCcg caAATCCGCTGGAAAAACtga
- the LOC131443289 gene encoding transcription factor IIIB 90 kDa subunit-like has product MSSRTCHTCGGTDIDVDQARGSAVCTSCGSVLEDNIIVSEVQFVEGSGGVSSAVGQFVSADGPVKAPQLGSGFHTSVGKESRAQTLQSGKRQIQQLGSQLQLNQHCLDTAFNFFKMVVSKHLTRGRKMEHVIAACLYLVCRTEGTPHMLLDLSDLLQVNVYILGKTFLLLARELCINAPAIDPCLYIPRFAHMLDFGTKTHDVSMTALRLVQRMKRDWMHTGRRPSGLCGAALLVAARMHTFRRTVKDVISVVKVCQTTLRKRLTEFEETPTSQLTIDEFMRVDLEQECDPPSFTAGQHKTKMQQLEHELTRKLDEVEGEISCYKNEIETELEKSRPKLRGIYAAYAREINPEDTEVLSSASDLEEVESEEAELQAATQHLTQDFLCQVMEEEVGQDRKTDGVRQKMGPEVEGGGALRQVAPLATILGKLTTTAPFDLQQTFDPSPEDDETERGVLDLDGIDDQEIEKYILNDREVQVKTELWMIQNAEYLQEQREKDERIRKEKEQGTYKEKKKKKSKKGEQVEALTAGEAIEKMLEKKKISRKINYDVLRDLNSRGGGSSPAHPPNTCAAHPPNTNTDAQQKLNRRRQRRSSGVNHELAANASIMGKRFHLLISTTTKKKKRVESQVQNPVTMTTTTTKAVAETSHDPEPHPTSSSSTAVPPTVEAEEEEEAEEEECVSALQLVGDYGCEEEEVF; this is encoded by the exons ATGAGCTCCAGGACGTGTCACACCTGTGGCGGCACAGACATCGATGTGGACCAGGCACGAGGCAGTGCCGTGTGCACCAGCTGTGGATCAGTTCTGGAGGATAACATCATCGTTTCTGAGGTCCAGTTCGTGGAGGGAAGTGGGGGCGTGTCCTCAGCAGTGGGACAGTTTGTGTCTGCTGATG GTCCAGTTAAAGCTCCTCAACTGGGTTCTGGTTTCCACACCAGTGTTGGTAAAGAGTCCAGAGCTCAGACCCTACAGAGCG ggaAGCGTCAGATCCAGCAGCTTGGCAGTCAGCTGCAGCTGAACCAGCACTGTTTGGACACGGCCTTTAACTTCTTTAAGATGGTGGTCAGTAAACACCTGACCAGAGGACGGAAGATGGAGCATGTGATCGCCGCATGTCTGTACCTGGTGTGTCGCACTGAGGGGACGCCAC ACATGCTGCTGGACCTGAGTGACCTCCTGCAG GTGAACGTTTACATCCTGGGAAAAACCTTCCTGCTGCTGGCTCGTGAACTCTGCATCAATGCGCCCGCCATCG acccatgTCTCTACATCCCTCGCTTCGCTCACATGTTGGACTTTGGCACAAAGACCCATGACGTGTCGATGACAGCGCTGCGTCTCGTTCAGAGGATGAAGAGAGACTGGATGCACACAGGACGCCGGCCGTCAGGTCTCTGTGGAGCAG ctcttCTTGTCGCCGCACGGATGCATACGTTTCGCCGAACAGTGAAGGACGTGATCAGTGTGGTGAAAGTCTGTCAGACGACTCTGAGGAAGAG GTTAACAGAGTTTGAGGAGACACCCACCAGTCAGCTAACCATCGATGAGTTTATGCGAGTGGATCTGGAGCAGGAATGTGACCCGCCTTCCTTCACTGCAGGACAACACAAGACCAAGATGCAACAG CTGGAGCATGAGCTAACCAGGAAGCTTGACGAGGTCGAAG GAGAAATCAGCTGCTACAAAAACGAGATTGAGACCGAGCTGGAGAAGAGCCGACCCAAACTGAGAGGAATCTACGCCGCCTATGCCAGAGAGATCA ATCCTGAGGACACGGAGGTTCTGTCATCAGCGTCTGATCTGGAGGAGGTAGAGTCTGAAGAGGCGGAGCTCCAGGCTGCCACCCAGCACCTGACCCAGGACTTCCTGTGtcaggtgatggaggaggaggtgggacaggACAGGAAGACGGATGGCGTCCGACAGAAAATGGGTCCAGAGGTAGAGGGGGGAGGAGCTTTACGTCAGGTCGCCCCTCTGGCCACGATTCTGGGTAAACTGACAACCACCGCCCCCTTTGACCTCCAGCAGACCTTTGACCCCTCACCTGAGG ATGATGAGACAGAGCGTGGCGTTCTGGACCTGGATGGTATCGACGATCAGGAGATTGAGAAG TACATCCTGAACGACAGGGAGGTTCAGGTGAAGACGGAGCTTTGGATGATACAGAATGCAGAGTACCTGCAGGAGCAGAGAG AAAAAGACGAGAGGATCAGGAAAGAGAAAGAACAGGGGACGTATAAAGAAAAG aagaagaagaagagtaagAAGGGTGAGCAGGTGGAGGCGTTGACGGCCGGTGAAGCGATTGAAAAGAtgttggagaagaagaaaatctcTAGAAAGATCAACTACGATGTTCTCAGAGATCTGAACAGCAGAGGGGGGGGCAGCAGCCCCGCCCACCCCCCCAACACCTGCGCCGCCCACCCCCCCAACACCAACACAGATGCACAGCAAAAACTGAACCGCCGCCGCCAGCGGAGGTCGTCAGGGGTTAACCACGAGCTCGCTGCTAATGCTAGCATTATGGGGAAGAG GTTCCATCTTctcatttcaacaacaacaaagaagaagaagagggtggAGTCTCAG GTACAAAACCccgtcaccatgacaacaacaacaacaaaggctgTAGCAGAAACGTCACATGACCCTGAACCAcaccccacctcctcctcctccacagctgtGCCGCCCACTgtggaggcggaggaggaggaggaggcggaggaagaAGAGTGTGTCAGTGCTCTGCAGCTGGTCGGAG ATTACggctgtgaggaggaggaagtctTCTAG
- the vipas39 gene encoding spermatogenesis-defective protein 39 homolog isoform X2, whose protein sequence is MMKTRTDEEDYWNSSKYKAFTFDDEDDELSRLQESKRAVNSIRGLVDDEDNDEDDVERVSWSGEPVGSISWSVKETAASNQRTDRDPTPFPRISTDVANVSRSHSGYSLSSLFKGKMKGANFQSFTDYSSVRLYAPELRKPKSEYKDLVGDWSPEETVHRMQQGKVVSLEKFRSLHDKLLLLDFSVSAHDGNVITAILIYLKRTLSKEVLFRELESRQTALRHFIHYLTETRDQKLLLDLLRSLGRTEDTVLLQYKEHLNISDANKRRDFLKSCVSLPFSADDLAHVQDHFTLLDRQIIMEATDGKNEREGKVEIFHKFPRKAPILNMPLIPTLHYSCLYHYSEAQETFSSPLSLRHTFKISEKQFFVTALAARVKLKAWSDVDALFRSRNWLGFTRKKAPLGFHRVVDVLHKNSAPAQVLQEYVALVDDADLRISLAHKHKCHDIVINTYRDLKDRQLLLGYREKVESGSAAQKKIDELLENPQIRWKN, encoded by the exons atgatGAAGACGAGGACAGATGAAGAAGACTACTGGAACAGTTCCAAGTATAAAGCGTTCACGTTTGACGATGAAGACGATGAGCTCAGCAGG ctgcaggAGTCGAAGCGGGCGGTGAACAGCATCCGTGGCCTGGTGGACGACGAAGACAACGACGAAGACGACGTGGAGAGAGTCAGCTGGAGCGGCGAGCCCGTCGGCA GTATCTCATGGTCGGTCAAAGAGACGGCAGCGTCCAatcagaggacagacagagacccCACCCCCTTCCCCAGAATCAGCACAGATGTAGCAAACGTTAGCAGAAGCCACTCAGGATACTCACTCAGTTCTCTGTTTAAAG gaAAAATGAAAGGAGCAAACTTTCAGTCCTTCACTGACT ACTCATCTGTCAGACTCTACGCTCCAGAACTTCGGAAACCAAAATCTGAATACAAG GACCTGGTCGGTGATTGGTCGCCTGAGGAGACGGTTCACAGGATGCAGCAGGGAAAG GTGGTGTCTCTGGAAAAGTTTCGTTCTCTTCACGACAAACTTCTTCTTCTGGATTTTTCCGTCAGCGCTCACGACGGAAACGTCATCACTGCT atCTTGATTTATCTGAAGAGGACTCTGAGTAAAG AGGTTTTGTTTCGGGAGCTCGAGTCCAGACAAACTGCTCTGAGACATTTCATCCATTATCTGACGGAGACCAGAGACCAGAAACTGCTGCTGGACCTGCTCAG atCTCTGGgcaggacagaggacacagtg CTTCTGCAGTACAAAGAACACCTGAACATCTCAGACGCAAACAAGAGGCGGGACTTCCTGAAGAGCTGTGTCAG tcTTCCGTTCTCTGCTGACGACTTGGCTCATGTTCAGGATCACTTCACTCTGTTAGACAGACAAATCATCATGGAG GCAACGGATGGAAAGAACGAGCGTGAAGGAAAGGTGGAAATCTTCCATAAGTTTCCACGAAAAGCGCCAATCCTCAACATGCCACTGATCCCAACTCTGCACTACAGCTGCCTCTACCACTACAGTGAAGCCCAG GAGACCTTCAGCAGTCCACTGAGCCTGCGTCACACTTTCAAG ATTTCAGAGAAGCAGTTCTTTGTGACGGCGTTGGCGGCGAGAGTGAAGCTGAAGGCGTGGTCAGACGTGGACGCGTTGTTCCGCAGCAGGAACTGGCTCGGCTTCACCCGGAAAAAAGCTCCACTCGGCTTCCACCGCGTCGTCGACGTCCTGCACAAAAACTCGGCCCCCGCGCAG GTGCTGCAGGAGTACGTGGCTCTGGTCGACGACGCCGACCTGAGGATTTCACTcgctcacaaacacaaatgtcacgACATCGTCATTAAC ACGTACCGGGACCTGAAGGACCGGCAGCTGTTGCTAGGATACCGAGAGAAGGTGGAGAGTGGCTCAGCGGCTCAGAAGAAGATCGACGAGCTTCTGGAAAACCcg caAATCCGCTGGAAAAACtga